From the genome of Scytonema hofmannii PCC 7110, one region includes:
- a CDS encoding phage tail fiber protein has translation MAEGQSEYLAHKELSTLRGEAFEYPSGGLKLHLTKDVPSATGAHTSVAGTGYAAFNLLPAQWGNAANREISNVAELEFPMPTGAWDTPMGVAIADGSNVWYFGTNEITKIIGIGDPPYFDVGDLIISKLLKKQYSSSYWANKRLNVLRGVSIAPPPFVRVALLAAPPDDTDTIQQINVAGYEFPIVPCTSAYWGAPTSRSISNLQAIEFPKPEIDLPEVAGFALLDDGGNVLWKAPLTRRAIHRKDKLYISPGNLIVRA, from the coding sequence ATGGCTGAAGGTCAGAGCGAATACTTAGCTCACAAAGAACTGTCAACGCTTAGAGGTGAAGCGTTCGAGTACCCTAGTGGTGGATTAAAGCTTCACCTCACCAAAGATGTACCGTCAGCAACTGGAGCACATACCTCAGTTGCTGGCACTGGATACGCTGCTTTCAATCTACTACCCGCACAATGGGGCAACGCCGCCAATCGCGAGATTTCCAATGTTGCCGAACTGGAATTTCCCATGCCTACGGGTGCTTGGGATACTCCTATGGGTGTCGCGATCGCAGATGGTTCTAATGTCTGGTATTTTGGTACTAATGAGATAACTAAAATTATTGGCATTGGAGATCCGCCCTACTTTGATGTAGGCGATTTAATAATTAGCAAATTATTAAAAAAACAGTACTCCAGCAGTTACTGGGCAAACAAAAGATTAAACGTGCTTAGGGGCGTTTCTATCGCCCCTCCTCCCTTTGTCAGAGTGGCATTATTAGCAGCGCCCCCAGACGATACCGACACAATTCAACAAATCAACGTCGCTGGTTATGAATTCCCAATAGTGCCTTGTACTTCTGCTTATTGGGGTGCTCCGACGAGTCGCTCTATCAGTAATTTACAAGCGATAGAATTTCCCAAGCCAGAAATCGATTTACCAGAAGTTGCGGGATTCGCGCTACTAGACGACGGCGGGAACGTACTGTGGAAAGCACCGCTAACCCGCAGAGCAATCCATAGAAAAGACAAGCTTTACATCTCCCCTGGCAACCTCATTGTGAGGGCTTGA
- a CDS encoding DUF4054 domain-containing protein has translation MMLTSSQFLSQYDEFQAWNPSQVEVAIAQAARFCPIDVWGTDRNLALGLVTAHILTMRDLQAAATVAAAVQSAKGKEGKNLMGSDNWFNGTTYGQQFLQLRSGIPVSGFTV, from the coding sequence ATGATGCTCACTTCCTCTCAATTCTTAAGTCAGTACGATGAGTTTCAAGCGTGGAATCCAAGTCAAGTTGAGGTCGCGATCGCTCAAGCCGCACGGTTTTGTCCCATTGATGTTTGGGGAACCGATCGCAACCTCGCATTAGGGCTGGTTACCGCCCACATTCTGACCATGAGAGATTTACAAGCTGCAGCAACTGTAGCAGCAGCCGTGCAATCCGCTAAGGGGAAAGAGGGCAAAAACTTGATGGGGTCGGATAACTGGTTCAACGGGACTACTTACGGTCAGCAATTTTTGCAATTGCGGTCTGGTATTCCTGTTTCGGGGTTTACAGTATGA
- a CDS encoding major capsid family protein: MTQVYEKPIPKYKSREHFPVSDEGGPAAEMIGIDLYEEVGMAKIITSYSGDWPRVDVVASRHWAHVRGLGDSYGYNFQEVRSSAATGRNLSDRRAMAAKRFIMKSENEIAYLGDESSGLLGALTYPTTPRVVSDIKLTDPAVPAQAKLDRLNSWVRVPWYLAEFEITAVLFSKEDFGYLNSTTKSEDSDTFLMELFRKANPNINYVDWCSQCEGSGINGSNTMLAYVRDPDHIVLHIPQDFEQLPPNDKGKEVEIDCHERCGGVSMIQALSAVIVENL; the protein is encoded by the coding sequence ATGACTCAAGTTTATGAAAAACCCATTCCCAAATATAAAAGCCGCGAGCATTTTCCGGTAAGTGACGAGGGTGGACCTGCCGCAGAAATGATTGGCATCGACCTCTATGAAGAAGTGGGTATGGCAAAAATTATCACTTCTTACTCTGGTGACTGGCCCCGCGTTGATGTCGTCGCTTCCCGCCACTGGGCGCACGTTCGCGGCTTGGGCGACTCCTACGGCTACAATTTCCAAGAAGTTCGTTCGTCTGCAGCGACTGGCAGAAATTTGAGCGATCGCAGGGCTATGGCAGCAAAGCGATTTATCATGAAATCTGAAAATGAAATTGCTTATTTGGGCGATGAATCTTCTGGATTACTGGGAGCATTGACATACCCCACCACGCCGAGGGTTGTCAGCGACATTAAGCTAACAGATCCAGCCGTTCCCGCTCAAGCGAAATTAGACAGGCTCAATTCTTGGGTGAGAGTGCCTTGGTATCTAGCGGAATTTGAAATCACAGCCGTCCTTTTTAGCAAGGAAGATTTCGGCTACTTAAACTCGACTACGAAATCTGAAGACTCCGACACTTTTTTAATGGAGTTATTTAGAAAAGCCAACCCCAATATTAACTACGTTGATTGGTGCTCTCAGTGTGAAGGGTCGGGGATTAATGGCAGCAACACGATGCTCGCTTACGTGCGAGACCCAGACCATATCGTTCTCCACATCCCCCAGGACTTCGAGCAACTTCCACCCAATGACAAAGGAAAAGAAGTTGAAATTGACTGTCACGAGCGCTGCGGTGGAGTTTCCATGATTCAAGCTTTGTCAGCTGTTATTGTGGAGAATCTGTAA
- a CDS encoding structural cement protein Gp24 has product MPYSDRIESAPGIPGMQGCRRIPGGIATFKNSSNEVAQVSTITVGTAAVNTAYNVLVDGQTVTYQSTATDTATGIRDGLIAEINLASLGVRATATGAGTFTLTGYPGVAFSAVITGGGTGYAIAPTATAAQSSPIGFGLAVVRATTDKEDVARIPTANTQQFLGVTLHSQKAQYYGGGASYDNTEPMPVIQMGSIWVPVEGTMTVNSKVYVRFQASGSNTLLGGFTATAGTGVVELSGARCITGGTGLAEIFLTGSEKFVVA; this is encoded by the coding sequence ATGCCATATTCAGATAGAATCGAATCAGCACCCGGAATACCCGGCATGCAGGGCTGTAGAAGAATTCCGGGCGGGATTGCGACTTTCAAAAATTCCTCAAACGAGGTCGCGCAGGTCAGTACAATAACCGTGGGAACTGCGGCTGTAAACACTGCCTACAATGTCCTTGTTGACGGGCAAACCGTCACCTACCAAAGCACGGCTACCGATACCGCAACGGGCATTAGAGACGGACTGATAGCTGAAATCAACCTAGCTAGTTTAGGCGTTCGCGCCACCGCGACGGGAGCGGGAACTTTTACGCTCACTGGCTACCCTGGAGTTGCTTTTAGTGCAGTTATCACCGGGGGCGGAACTGGATACGCGATCGCACCCACAGCAACCGCCGCGCAGTCTTCTCCCATTGGCTTTGGTCTTGCAGTCGTTCGCGCAACAACCGACAAAGAGGATGTTGCCCGCATCCCAACTGCCAACACCCAGCAATTTTTGGGCGTAACGCTCCACAGCCAAAAGGCTCAGTATTACGGCGGCGGTGCGAGCTACGACAACACCGAACCGATGCCCGTCATTCAAATGGGATCGATCTGGGTGCCAGTCGAGGGAACAATGACCGTAAACAGTAAAGTTTACGTAAGATTCCAGGCGAGTGGCAGCAATACCCTACTTGGCGGATTTACTGCCACTGCGGGCACTGGAGTTGTGGAATTATCTGGGGCGCGGTGCATCACCGGGGGCACCGGATTGGCCGAAATATTTTTAACTGGTAGTGAAAAGTTTGTAGTAGCGTAA
- a CDS encoding DUF2213 domain-containing protein yields MQYRFDTGEISSYEITPEGYLRAWSAIARTGVQTYYNKDGSPRRELRLPKEVSDPKSLASFGTKPFTVDHPPEFLDNRNAKKYMVGSTDSFVYYKHGFVWVAVNTFDEDAIEQIASGKKQELSAGYECELEFSPGTWQGQQYDAIQRNIRGNHVSAVEKGRAGADVKVYLIDAWESRQSISEKLVKAKLDNIYREAQAMDVEDKENQTDTKPEETVPPVTASKREDELGKQVRSLQAQVSDRDDTINRLRQDIASLSEDNQKLKTEATNAKVELEKHKKAFDTAISSEVADRFDAWTQAKPYLPKSLAEKPDSGMSATDIKRAAVENSSPGVKLDGASKDRIDGAFEMLLAAGGKAKKDPTKKLMQAVEGAFNGTGNNGDARKKAIEESRKAWQTTN; encoded by the coding sequence ATGCAGTACCGATTTGATACAGGAGAAATTAGCAGCTATGAAATAACACCCGAAGGATACCTGCGGGCATGGTCTGCCATTGCACGCACAGGAGTACAGACGTATTACAACAAAGATGGAAGTCCTCGCAGGGAACTGAGGTTACCCAAAGAAGTATCAGATCCCAAAAGTCTTGCTAGTTTTGGGACAAAACCCTTCACAGTGGATCACCCTCCAGAATTTCTTGACAACCGCAACGCCAAAAAGTACATGGTTGGGTCAACTGACTCATTCGTTTATTACAAACACGGGTTTGTGTGGGTTGCTGTTAACACTTTTGACGAGGATGCAATAGAACAAATTGCTAGCGGCAAAAAACAGGAGTTAAGCGCTGGATATGAATGCGAATTAGAATTCAGTCCTGGGACTTGGCAGGGTCAACAATACGATGCGATTCAACGAAACATTCGAGGCAATCACGTTTCTGCGGTCGAAAAAGGACGCGCTGGTGCGGATGTCAAGGTCTACTTAATTGACGCTTGGGAATCGCGTCAGTCTATATCAGAAAAGCTTGTAAAAGCCAAATTAGATAATATTTATCGTGAAGCTCAAGCCATGGACGTTGAAGATAAAGAAAATCAAACAGATACGAAACCGGAAGAAACTGTACCTCCAGTGACAGCTTCCAAGCGAGAGGATGAACTGGGCAAACAGGTCAGATCGCTACAAGCACAGGTGAGCGATCGCGATGACACAATTAACAGATTGCGTCAAGATATTGCGTCACTTTCTGAAGACAATCAAAAATTAAAAACCGAGGCGACCAACGCCAAAGTTGAACTGGAGAAGCACAAGAAAGCTTTTGACACAGCTATTTCTTCAGAAGTTGCGGATCGCTTTGATGCTTGGACTCAAGCCAAACCCTATTTACCAAAATCCCTTGCGGAAAAACCGGATTCCGGCATGAGCGCGACTGACATTAAGCGTGCTGCAGTGGAAAACAGTTCGCCCGGAGTCAAGCTCGACGGTGCATCAAAGGACAGAATTGACGGAGCTTTTGAGATGTTGCTAGCAGCAGGCGGGAAAGCTAAAAAAGACCCCACCAAAAAGCTCATGCAAGCGGTGGAAGGCGCTTTCAACGGAACTGGGAATAACGGCGACGCTCGCAAGAAAGCAATAGAAGAGTCTCGCAAAGCTTGGCAAACAACTAATTAG
- a CDS encoding helix-turn-helix domain-containing protein: MTKVVEDMIEEGLEDVPDSGVATTPMNQNIKQQEEIRAVIGGNITRLRQLNCLSQSSLGKLIGLHQQDISQIELGKRKLDIVEAIAISQVLGVELEELFEGVVDGKKSACGGFSLS; this comes from the coding sequence ATGACAAAAGTTGTTGAGGACATGATTGAGGAAGGCTTGGAAGATGTGCCAGATAGCGGAGTGGCAACAACTCCCATGAATCAAAATATCAAGCAACAAGAAGAAATTAGAGCAGTTATTGGAGGCAATATAACGCGACTCAGGCAGTTAAATTGTTTGTCCCAATCAAGCTTGGGAAAATTAATTGGACTCCACCAGCAAGATATTTCTCAAATTGAATTGGGTAAAAGGAAATTGGATATTGTTGAAGCGATCGCAATTTCTCAAGTACTGGGTGTTGAGTTGGAAGAACTGTTTGAAGGCGTGGTTGATGGTAAAAAATCTGCGTGCGGCGGGTTTTCACTGAGTTAA
- a CDS encoding BRO family protein has product MANIVHSLSEGNENPFDQIRKVDEHGHEYWVARELMPLLGYSRWSDFKPAIERAMLACQNTGNDRNKHFSGMLLKSNGRNGEDYKLSRYACYLTAMNSDPRKPAIAMAQTYFAIKTREAELNVVPQPTEAIAPSYVEELLRRSLSRTSLSPEHQEIAILRGIGNSFPQLRSATDEAVQMIQESIATPDRHISPTDLGKLYAQKYGLPKSVSGQRMNEALEFAGLQYSTSRVSSSGEAKKTWHLTEAGKEFGVVFMERVSNAKDIEKVRWLPSVIDRVTIDLSKKVSR; this is encoded by the coding sequence ATGGCTAATATTGTACATTCTTTGTCAGAGGGCAACGAAAACCCCTTTGACCAAATCCGCAAAGTAGATGAGCACGGTCACGAGTATTGGGTTGCTCGTGAGTTAATGCCTTTGCTCGGTTACTCCAGATGGTCTGATTTCAAGCCAGCTATTGAGAGAGCTATGCTAGCTTGTCAAAATACTGGGAACGACCGGAATAAGCACTTTTCAGGAATGCTCCTGAAAAGTAACGGGCGTAATGGGGAAGACTACAAATTATCTCGGTACGCATGCTACCTAACTGCGATGAATTCTGACCCGCGCAAACCCGCGATCGCGATGGCTCAAACCTATTTCGCAATCAAGACGCGAGAGGCTGAGTTAAATGTTGTCCCACAGCCCACAGAAGCGATCGCTCCCAGCTATGTGGAAGAATTGCTGCGCCGCAGTCTGAGTAGAACTTCACTAAGTCCCGAACATCAAGAAATAGCAATCCTTCGAGGGATCGGCAACAGTTTTCCTCAACTGCGATCGGCTACCGATGAAGCCGTTCAGATGATTCAGGAGTCGATAGCCACACCAGACAGACATATCAGTCCTACAGACTTAGGCAAGTTGTACGCCCAAAAGTACGGACTACCCAAATCCGTATCGGGTCAAAGAATGAATGAGGCGCTGGAATTCGCAGGCTTGCAATATTCAACTTCGAGGGTATCTAGCAGTGGCGAAGCCAAGAAAACTTGGCACCTTACGGAAGCAGGCAAAGAGTTCGGAGTAGTGTTCATGGAGCGCGTATCCAACGCCAAGGACATTGAAAAAGTGCGGTGGTTACCCTCCGTCATCGATCGCGTAACTATTGATTTGTCTAAGAAAGTTAGTAGATAA
- a CDS encoding KilA-N domain-containing protein yields MNLLTHDWNGNPITQLTTETAIAKFTIPATYVNATQMCRAHNKQFNDYARLDSTKTYWEALSTETGIPVSGLVVSIKGGNNKQAQGTWTHPEIAIDLAQWVNVEFRIWANRALRKLMTGEIITTPTPATPEPVPTLPPAPEEIAQVIDLMLGKTDLHPNLIAGVKGSAIAKLHPQLLPAIEAAKTLLPVPIESELVRPTALGEKLAEKTGEKWSAIRVNKTLIDRGFQIKNPDGKNPDYLPTEKGKEHSQLVVDTAKGHGKTIQSLQWHLSVLDALEANDH; encoded by the coding sequence ATGAATTTGCTAACTCACGACTGGAACGGCAATCCCATTACTCAGTTAACAACGGAAACTGCGATCGCTAAATTTACCATCCCCGCCACTTACGTCAACGCCACTCAAATGTGTCGGGCGCACAACAAGCAATTCAACGACTACGCTCGCCTTGATTCTACAAAAACTTACTGGGAAGCACTTTCTACCGAAACGGGAATTCCCGTTTCGGGGTTGGTCGTTTCTATTAAAGGCGGAAACAACAAGCAAGCACAAGGTACTTGGACTCATCCCGAAATCGCGATCGACCTTGCTCAATGGGTTAATGTTGAATTCCGAATTTGGGCAAATCGCGCACTCCGGAAGCTCATGACTGGTGAAATAATTACCACTCCCACTCCCGCTACTCCCGAACCAGTTCCAACATTACCACCCGCACCTGAAGAGATAGCGCAAGTCATCGACTTGATGCTGGGCAAAACCGACCTGCATCCCAACTTAATAGCCGGAGTCAAAGGAAGCGCGATCGCGAAACTTCATCCTCAACTTCTTCCCGCGATTGAAGCTGCAAAAACCCTCCTGCCAGTCCCGATAGAATCCGAACTCGTTCGCCCGACTGCACTCGGTGAAAAGTTGGCTGAAAAGACAGGGGAGAAGTGGAGCGCTATTCGTGTCAACAAAACCTTGATTGACCGAGGCTTTCAAATCAAAAACCCAGACGGCAAGAACCCCGATTATTTACCCACAGAAAAAGGCAAAGAACACAGCCAATTGGTTGTGGATACTGCCAAGGGACACGGTAAAACCATCCAGTCCCTACAGTGGCACCTGTCAGTACTGGATGCACTGGAAGCCAATGACCACTGA
- a CDS encoding helix-turn-helix transcriptional regulator, protein MSRVAKLRKRLDLTQRQLADLVGVTETTIRNWENNRSGVEWFERVTKLCEALKCTPNDLFGYEKVGEAESEENV, encoded by the coding sequence GTGTCACGCGTAGCAAAGTTAAGGAAGCGATTAGACCTCACACAACGGCAGCTGGCTGACTTAGTAGGGGTTACAGAAACCACTATCCGCAATTGGGAGAACAACCGCAGTGGGGTTGAGTGGTTTGAAAGAGTCACCAAGTTGTGCGAGGCATTAAAATGTACCCCTAACGATTTATTTGGGTATGAAAAGGTCGGAGAGGCGGAGAGCGAGGAAAATGTTTAA
- a CDS encoding PspA/IM30 family protein has product MAAAGAIAGLGIAGLSQLLRQDADPEKTLEQAILEMQEELVKFRQCVSQAVAAQKRTEKQYNDAQNEVNKWHRNAQLALQKGDEILARQALERKKTFNESSRALKVSLEQQTTQVDSLKRNLIQLESKISEAKTKKEMLKARATAAKAQELLQGMVRGMNTSSAMAAFERMEEKVLMQEARAQSSAELAGADLEAQFAKLEASSDVDDELAALKAQMLASSTQRALPQQSTTPNTNAGNNEVVDTELESLRKQLDNL; this is encoded by the coding sequence ATGGCTGCGGCAGGTGCGATAGCGGGTCTTGGTATTGCTGGCTTAAGTCAACTCTTGCGGCAAGACGCAGACCCTGAAAAGACGCTGGAACAAGCTATTCTGGAAATGCAAGAAGAATTGGTAAAGTTTCGCCAGTGCGTTTCTCAAGCCGTCGCTGCCCAAAAACGTACTGAAAAGCAGTACAATGATGCTCAAAACGAAGTGAACAAGTGGCACCGAAATGCCCAACTGGCTTTGCAAAAAGGCGATGAAATTCTAGCAAGACAAGCCCTGGAACGAAAAAAGACTTTTAACGAATCTTCAAGAGCGCTCAAAGTTAGCTTAGAGCAACAAACTACCCAAGTAGACTCACTCAAGCGCAACCTAATCCAGCTAGAAAGCAAAATTTCTGAGGCAAAAACCAAAAAAGAAATGCTTAAAGCGCGAGCTACCGCAGCCAAAGCACAAGAACTACTCCAAGGCATGGTGCGCGGTATGAATACCAGTAGTGCAATGGCTGCTTTTGAGCGCATGGAAGAAAAAGTTTTGATGCAGGAAGCCCGCGCTCAGTCATCAGCTGAGTTAGCAGGTGCCGATCTAGAAGCTCAGTTCGCCAAATTGGAAGCCAGCAGCGATGTTGATGATGAATTAGCAGCACTGAAAGCACAAATGCTTGCTTCATCGACCCAACGAGCACTCCCACAACAGTCCACAACCCCCAATACGAACGCCGGGAATAATGAAGTTGTAGATACTGAGTTGGAATCGCTACGCAAACAGTTAGACAATTTGTAA